A window of Candidatus Falkowbacteria bacterium genomic DNA:
CTCTCCTGTGATGGTTATTAAATTATGACCACCCATTGTTTCAATGGCGACGCGACTAAATTCGTCTTGAGCTAAACAAGCATCCAAAATTGCATCGCTAATGCGATCACAAATTTTGTCTGGGTGACATGGTGTTACTGCTTCGGCGGTTTTAAACATAAATTTAAATTAATAATAAAAAATTACGTAAAAAAATAACTCTTATCCGTCCAGGAAAGAGTTTTGCCAAATAAAAAAATGACTTTTATCTTTCCCGTTTTTCGGGCTGGAAGTGGCACCTTTTTGAAATGGTCATATTTCAACGGTTGCCGGACGAGTCATTGAGCCAGTGCTCTCTTCGTCACTCTTGATAAACAAACTATTCAATTGTAATACAAGAATAGCAATAAACTAATAAAAAAACAATCTTCAGCATACCCTAGCTTAATCCGCCATTATCAACTATAATGTAGAACAACTAATTATTAAATTTTTATTATGAAACATATTATAGAAGCATTAAATTGGCGTTATGCAACTAAACAATTTAACAAAGACAAAAAGCTTTCAACTGAAGAAATCGACAACATCATTGAGGCAATTCGCTTAACACCATCCTCCTTTGGTCTTCAGCCATATAAAGTTTTTGTTATAACAAATAGTGAGCTAAGAGAGAAATTAAAACAAGCCGCTTATAACCAAACACCTTTAACAGACGCTTCACATGTCATTGTTTTCACTGTACCAACAGACTTTAGTGAAACACAAGTAGATGCCTACTTAAATGAAGTAGCTAATACCAGAGGTATGACAACAGAAAGCCTACAGGGCTTTAAATCCATGATGATGGGTTTTGTATCAAATCACAACACTGACCAATTAAAGGATTGGGCAGCACGACAGGCATACATTGCCCTTGGTCAATTGTTGACCGTCGCCGCAATTGCCAAAATTGACGCCGTACCAATGGAAGGATTTAACCCAGCTCAATTTGATGAGATTCTAAACTTAAAAGAAAAAAATCTAGCAAGCGTAGTTGCGGCTGGGTTGGGCTTCAGAGATGAAGCTGACGCCCATGCCGCTCTTGCAAAAGTAAGATTTAAGAAAGATGATTTATTTGTTGAGCTAAAATAACCAAACAAATGAAAACCGCCAGCAATAAGCTGGCGGTTTCTTTCTTGCCCGCTACGCGGGCTAAGTCGGTAGTGGAAGTCTTGGCATTTCTACTTGGTGATGTTGTTGGTTTAGAACATAGCGTTGAATAGTCATTTCATCTAAACCCACGGTAGAAACATAGTAGCCACGGCACCAGAAACTACCAGGTGGTATTTTCTTGGTTTTCTTTTTTAACCAGTGCGAAGATTTACCCTTCATAATTCCCACGATG
This region includes:
- a CDS encoding NAD(P)H-dependent oxidoreductase is translated as MKHIIEALNWRYATKQFNKDKKLSTEEIDNIIEAIRLTPSSFGLQPYKVFVITNSELREKLKQAAYNQTPLTDASHVIVFTVPTDFSETQVDAYLNEVANTRGMTTESLQGFKSMMMGFVSNHNTDQLKDWAARQAYIALGQLLTVAAIAKIDAVPMEGFNPAQFDEILNLKEKNLASVVAAGLGFRDEADAHAALAKVRFKKDDLFVELK
- a CDS encoding transposase — translated: IVGIMKGKSSHWLKKKTKKIPPGSFWCRGYYVSTVGLDEMTIQRYVLNQQHHQVEMPRLPLPT